In Pseudomonas alcaliphila JAB1, a single window of DNA contains:
- a CDS encoding DUF4198 domain-containing protein, with translation MRIPAYLLLAGLFASSSALAHGLWTEERRGNIEVVYGHGAEDDAFKAEKISGAWAYDAAGRMIPVTVERLSDHARLQPLKKPAVLGVALDNGAWSKTPEGQWINQGRSQVTNSTQSLHTYKYSLAIYSEGAKLPDLEPLKLVIVPQVDPLKVGPGKPLPVRVLVDGKPMAGVELVGDYRGAPHQVSAVTDAEGRAQVTVRNEALNIISASVYVPVENDPNIESRGLFTSLTFLGQPHHE, from the coding sequence ATGCGCATTCCTGCCTACCTGCTTCTCGCCGGCCTGTTCGCCAGCAGCAGCGCTCTCGCACACGGTCTCTGGACCGAAGAGCGCCGCGGCAATATCGAAGTCGTCTATGGCCATGGCGCCGAGGACGATGCCTTCAAGGCGGAGAAGATCAGCGGCGCCTGGGCCTATGACGCGGCAGGTCGAATGATTCCGGTGACGGTCGAACGCCTGTCTGACCATGCCCGCCTGCAACCCTTGAAGAAACCCGCGGTGCTCGGCGTGGCCCTGGACAATGGCGCCTGGTCGAAGACCCCGGAAGGCCAATGGATCAACCAGGGCCGCAGCCAGGTGACGAACTCGACCCAATCGCTGCACACCTACAAGTACAGCCTGGCGATCTACAGCGAGGGCGCCAAGCTGCCCGACCTCGAGCCGCTGAAACTGGTCATCGTTCCGCAAGTCGATCCGCTCAAGGTCGGCCCCGGCAAGCCGCTGCCGGTGCGCGTGCTGGTGGACGGCAAGCCGATGGCAGGCGTCGAGCTGGTCGGCGACTATCGCGGCGCACCGCATCAGGTCAGCGCGGTAACCGATGCCGAGGGCCGCGCCCAGGTAACGGTGCGCAACGAGGCACTGAACATCATCAGCGCCTCGGTCTACGTACCGGTGGAGAACGACCCGAATATCGAGAGCCGCGGCCTGTTCACCTCGCTGACCTTCCTTGGCCAGCCGCACCACGAGTAA
- a CDS encoding ABC transporter substrate-binding protein: protein MFKTVRNSLLVLLAAMPLLAIAAPSAHEVVQQTTETLLADLKANKEQYRNNPNAFYDSLNEILGPVVDVEGIARGVMTVRYSRQASPEQMSRFEENFKRSLMQFYGNALLEYNNQDIRVLPASGRAEGERTSVGMEIRDGKGVVYPLSYTMVSIDGTWKLRNVVINGINVGKLFRDQFAQSMQNNRNDLDKVIDTWADTVARARQARGES, encoded by the coding sequence ATGTTCAAAACCGTGCGTAATTCCCTGCTGGTGTTGCTGGCTGCCATGCCGCTGCTGGCCATCGCTGCACCAAGCGCCCATGAAGTGGTGCAGCAGACCACCGAAACCCTGCTGGCGGACCTCAAGGCCAACAAGGAGCAATACCGCAACAATCCCAACGCCTTCTACGACTCGCTCAACGAGATTCTCGGTCCGGTGGTGGATGTCGAGGGCATCGCCCGTGGCGTGATGACCGTGCGCTATTCGCGTCAGGCTTCGCCTGAGCAGATGAGCCGCTTTGAGGAGAACTTCAAGCGCAGCCTGATGCAGTTCTATGGCAACGCCCTGCTCGAGTACAACAACCAGGACATTCGCGTGCTGCCAGCCAGCGGCAGGGCCGAGGGCGAGCGTACCTCGGTCGGCATGGAAATTCGCGATGGCAAGGGCGTGGTCTACCCGCTGTCCTACACCATGGTGTCGATCGATGGCACCTGGAAGCTGCGTAACGTGGTGATCAACGGCATCAACGTAGGCAAGCTGTTCCGTGATCAGTTCGCTCAGTCGATGCAGAACAACCGCAACGATCTCGACAAGGTCATCGACACCTGGGCTGACACAGTCGCCAGGGCGCGTCAGGCTCGAGGCGAATCGTGA
- the murA gene encoding UDP-N-acetylglucosamine 1-carboxyvinyltransferase gives MDKLIITGGARLDGEIRISGAKNSALPILAATLLGDAPVTICNLPHLHDITTMIELFGRMGIEPVIDEKLAVEVDARAIKTLVAPYELVKTMRASILVLGPMVARFGEAEVALPGGCAIGSRPVDLHIRGLEAMGAIIDVEGGYIKAKAPEGGLRGAHFFFDVVSVTGTENIMMAATLAKGRSVLENAAREPEVVDLANCLIAMGAKIQGAGTDTIIIDGVERLHGARFNVMPDRIETGTYLVAAAVTGGRVKVKDADPSTLEAVLAKLQEAGAEITTGPDWIELDMKGKRPKAVNLRTAPYPAFPTDMQAQFIALNAVAEGTGTIIETVFENRFMHVYEMLRMGASILVEGNTAVVTGVDKLKGAPVMATDLRASASLVLAALVAEGDTLIDRIYHIDRGYECIEEKLQLLGAKIRRVPG, from the coding sequence ATGGATAAACTGATCATTACCGGCGGCGCTCGCCTCGATGGCGAAATCCGCATTTCCGGTGCGAAGAACTCTGCTTTGCCGATTCTGGCAGCCACCCTGCTGGGCGACGCCCCCGTCACCATCTGCAACCTGCCGCACCTTCATGACATCACCACCATGATCGAACTGTTCGGTCGCATGGGCATCGAGCCGGTGATCGACGAGAAGCTGGCGGTGGAAGTTGACGCTCGCGCCATCAAGACCCTGGTCGCGCCCTACGAGCTGGTAAAAACCATGCGCGCCTCGATTCTGGTGCTCGGCCCCATGGTCGCGCGTTTCGGTGAGGCCGAAGTGGCGCTGCCGGGCGGCTGCGCCATTGGTTCGCGTCCGGTCGATCTGCACATCCGTGGCCTGGAGGCCATGGGCGCGATCATTGATGTCGAAGGCGGCTACATCAAGGCCAAGGCGCCGGAAGGTGGCCTGCGTGGTGCGCACTTCTTCTTCGATGTGGTCAGCGTGACCGGCACCGAGAACATCATGATGGCCGCGACCCTGGCCAAGGGCCGTAGCGTGCTGGAAAACGCCGCGCGTGAGCCTGAGGTGGTCGACCTGGCCAACTGCCTGATCGCCATGGGCGCGAAGATCCAGGGCGCCGGTACCGACACCATCATCATCGACGGCGTCGAGCGCCTGCATGGCGCGCGCTTCAACGTCATGCCCGACCGTATCGAGACCGGCACCTACCTGGTGGCCGCTGCCGTTACCGGTGGTCGGGTCAAGGTCAAGGACGCCGATCCTTCGACTTTGGAGGCCGTGCTGGCCAAGCTGCAGGAAGCGGGTGCTGAAATCACCACTGGTCCGGACTGGATCGAGCTGGACATGAAGGGCAAGCGCCCCAAGGCCGTCAACCTGCGTACCGCTCCATACCCGGCGTTCCCCACCGATATGCAGGCGCAGTTCATCGCCCTGAACGCGGTAGCCGAAGGCACCGGCACCATCATCGAAACCGTGTTCGAAAACCGCTTCATGCACGTCTACGAGATGCTGCGCATGGGCGCCAGCATCCTGGTCGAAGGCAATACGGCCGTGGTTACCGGTGTCGACAAGCTCAAGGGCGCGCCGGTGATGGCCACCGACCTGCGTGCATCGGCGAGCCTGGTGCTGGCCGCGCTGGTGGCCGAGGGCGATACGCTGATCGACCGCATCTACCACATCGACCGTGGGTACGAGTGCATCGAAGAGAAGCTGCAACTTCTCGGCGCCAAGATCCGCCGCGTACCGGGCTAA
- the hisC gene encoding histidinol-phosphate transaminase has translation MSKFWSPFVKDLVPYVPGEQPKLSKLVKLNTNENPYGPSPKAIAAMQAEVNDNLRLYPDPNGDRLKQAVADYYGVSTAQVFVGNGSDEVLAHAFHGLFQHEAPLLFPDISYSFYPVYCGLYGIDYQQLALDEQFQIRVEDYARPNGGIIFPNPNAPTGCLLPLEAIERLLQNSPDSVVLVDEAYIDFGGQTAIALVDKYPNLLVTQTLSKSRSLAGLRVGIAVGHPDLIEALERIKNSFNSYPLDRMAIAGAAAAFEDRAYFEKTCQQVIESREAVVAGLQGLGFEVLPSAANFVFARHPDKDAATLAAGLREQGVIVRHFKQQRIAQFLRITIGTPEQNQALLDALQGL, from the coding sequence ATGAGCAAATTCTGGAGCCCTTTCGTCAAGGACCTGGTGCCTTACGTGCCGGGCGAGCAGCCCAAGCTGAGCAAGCTGGTCAAGCTCAATACCAACGAGAACCCCTACGGCCCGTCGCCCAAGGCCATCGCCGCCATGCAGGCCGAGGTGAATGACAACCTGCGCCTGTACCCGGATCCCAACGGCGACCGCCTGAAGCAGGCGGTGGCCGACTACTACGGCGTGAGCACCGCTCAGGTATTTGTCGGCAACGGCTCCGACGAGGTGCTGGCGCACGCTTTCCATGGCTTGTTCCAGCATGAGGCGCCGCTGCTGTTCCCGGATATCAGCTACAGCTTCTATCCGGTCTATTGCGGCCTGTACGGCATCGATTACCAGCAGCTGGCGCTGGACGAGCAGTTCCAGATTCGCGTCGAGGACTATGCCCGGCCCAATGGCGGCATCATCTTCCCCAACCCCAATGCGCCGACCGGCTGCCTGCTGCCGCTCGAGGCCATCGAGCGTCTGCTGCAGAACAGCCCGGACAGCGTGGTGCTGGTAGACGAGGCGTATATCGACTTCGGCGGCCAGACGGCCATCGCTCTGGTCGACAAGTATCCGAACCTGCTGGTCACCCAGACCCTGTCCAAGTCGCGCTCTCTGGCAGGCTTGCGCGTAGGCATCGCGGTCGGTCATCCCGACCTGATCGAGGCGCTGGAGCGGATCAAGAACAGCTTCAACTCCTATCCGCTCGATCGCATGGCCATCGCGGGTGCTGCGGCGGCGTTCGAGGATCGCGCTTATTTCGAGAAAACCTGCCAGCAGGTGATCGAGAGCCGTGAGGCAGTTGTCGCCGGTCTACAGGGGCTGGGCTTCGAGGTGCTGCCTTCGGCGGCGAACTTCGTCTTCGCCCGTCATCCGGACAAGGATGCCGCGACTCTGGCAGCCGGGCTGCGTGAGCAGGGGGTAATCGTGCGTCACTTCAAGCAACAGCGCATCGCCCAGTTCCTGCGTATCACCATCGGTACCCCGGAGCAGAACCAGGCCCTGCTGGACGCCCTGCAAGGTCTTTGA
- a CDS encoding STAS domain-containing protein, whose amino-acid sequence MSQASISERAAGQLQLSGVLDYSTGPLLREQGARLIAASSATRLALDCSAVEKSSSVGLALLLAFMRDARKAGRELTISALPDDMREIAQVSGLLELLPLQA is encoded by the coding sequence GTGAGTCAGGCAAGCATCAGCGAGCGCGCTGCTGGGCAATTGCAGCTCAGCGGTGTGCTCGATTACAGCACCGGGCCGTTGCTGCGTGAGCAGGGCGCGCGCCTGATCGCCGCCAGCAGCGCGACGCGTCTGGCGCTCGACTGCAGCGCAGTGGAAAAGTCCAGCAGCGTCGGCCTGGCGCTGCTGCTGGCGTTCATGCGCGATGCGCGCAAGGCTGGGCGGGAGCTGACGATCAGCGCGCTGCCCGACGACATGCGCGAGATCGCTCAGGTCAGCGGCTTGCTGGAGTTGCTGCCGCTGCAAGCGTGA
- a CDS encoding BolA family protein — translation MQAAEVKSLLEEKLPNTQVEVEGEGCNFQLNLISDELAALSPVKRQQQIYAHLNAWIADGSIHAVTMKFFSQADWAARS, via the coding sequence ATGCAGGCTGCAGAAGTAAAAAGCCTCCTAGAGGAAAAACTCCCGAATACCCAGGTGGAAGTCGAAGGCGAAGGCTGCAACTTCCAGCTCAACCTGATCAGCGACGAACTGGCCGCTCTCAGCCCGGTCAAGCGTCAGCAGCAGATCTATGCCCACCTCAATGCCTGGATCGCTGATGGCAGCATCCACGCCGTGACCATGAAATTCTTCAGCCAGGCCGATTGGGCCGCGCGTTCCTGA
- the hisD gene encoding histidinol dehydrogenase has product MTAPIAVRRLNAADQDFARHLDHLLSWESVSDDGVNQRVLEIIQAVRERGDAALVEYTQRFDGLEVASMADLILPRERLELALTRISAEQRQALEVAAERVRSYHEKQKQDSWRYTEADGTVLGQKVTPLDRAGLYVPGGKASYPSSVLMNAIPAKVAGVPEVVMVVPTPRGEINELVLAAAAIAGVDRVFTIGGAQAVAALAYGTESVPPVDKIVGPGNIYVATAKRHVFGKVGIDMIAGPSEILVVCDGQTDPDWIAMDLFSQAEHDEDAQSILVSPDAAFLDRVAESIAKLLPTMERAEIIRTSLEGRGALIQVADMAQAIIVANRIAPEHLELSVADPEAWLPEIRHAGAIFMGRYTAEALGDYVAGPNHVLPTSGTARFSSPLGVYDFQKRSSIIFCSPDGASELGKSASVLARGESLTAHARSAEYRIKP; this is encoded by the coding sequence ATGACCGCTCCCATTGCTGTTCGCCGACTCAACGCCGCTGACCAGGACTTCGCCCGACACCTGGATCATCTGCTGAGCTGGGAGAGTGTGTCCGACGATGGCGTCAACCAGCGCGTGCTGGAAATCATCCAGGCCGTGCGTGAGCGTGGTGATGCCGCCCTGGTCGAGTACACCCAGCGTTTCGATGGCCTGGAAGTCGCCTCCATGGCCGACCTGATCCTGCCGCGTGAGCGTCTGGAACTGGCCCTGACCCGTATCAGCGCCGAGCAGCGTCAGGCTCTCGAAGTCGCTGCCGAGCGCGTGCGCAGCTACCACGAGAAGCAGAAGCAGGATTCCTGGCGCTACACCGAAGCCGACGGCACCGTGCTGGGGCAGAAGGTCACTCCGCTGGATCGTGCTGGACTCTACGTGCCGGGCGGCAAGGCCTCCTATCCGTCCTCGGTATTGATGAACGCGATTCCTGCCAAGGTCGCCGGCGTACCCGAGGTAGTGATGGTGGTGCCGACCCCGCGCGGCGAGATCAACGAACTGGTGCTGGCCGCTGCCGCCATCGCCGGTGTCGACCGCGTGTTCACCATCGGTGGCGCCCAGGCAGTCGCTGCGCTGGCCTATGGCACCGAGAGCGTGCCCCCGGTGGACAAGATCGTCGGCCCCGGCAACATCTACGTGGCCACCGCCAAGCGCCACGTGTTCGGCAAGGTCGGTATCGATATGATCGCTGGCCCGTCCGAAATTCTGGTTGTGTGCGATGGCCAGACCGACCCGGACTGGATCGCCATGGACCTGTTCTCCCAGGCCGAGCACGACGAGGACGCCCAGTCGATTCTGGTCAGCCCGGATGCCGCCTTCCTCGACCGCGTCGCCGAGAGCATCGCCAAGTTGCTGCCGACCATGGAGCGTGCCGAGATCATCCGCACCTCGCTGGAAGGCCGTGGCGCGCTGATCCAGGTGGCCGACATGGCGCAGGCCATCATCGTTGCCAACCGCATCGCGCCGGAGCACCTGGAGCTGTCGGTGGCCGACCCGGAGGCCTGGTTGCCCGAGATTCGCCACGCCGGCGCGATCTTCATGGGCCGTTACACCGCAGAAGCCTTGGGCGATTACGTGGCTGGCCCGAATCACGTGCTGCCGACCTCCGGTACCGCGCGTTTTTCTTCGCCGCTGGGGGTGTACGACTTCCAGAAGCGCTCGTCGATCATCTTCTGCTCGCCGGATGGCGCGTCGGAGCTGGGCAAGAGCGCCTCGGTGCTGGCCCGTGGCGAGTCGCTGACCGCGCATGCGCGCAGCGCCGAGTACCGCATCAAGCCATAG
- the hisG gene encoding ATP phosphoribosyltransferase gives MLTIALSKGRILDDTLPLLAAAGIEPTENPDKSRKLIIPTTQDDVRLLIVRATDVPTYVEHGAADLGVAGKDVLMEYGGQGIYEPLDLQIAKCKLMTAGKVGAPEPKGRLRVATKFVNVAKRYYAEQGRQVDIIKLYGSMELAPLVGLADKIIDVVDTGNTLRANGLEPQELIATISSRLIVNKASMKMQHARIQSLIDTLRGAIEARHQG, from the coding sequence ATGCTGACCATTGCCCTGTCCAAAGGCCGCATTCTCGATGACACCCTGCCGTTGCTGGCCGCGGCGGGCATCGAGCCGACCGAGAACCCGGACAAGAGCCGCAAGCTGATCATCCCGACCACTCAGGATGACGTGCGCCTGCTGATCGTGCGTGCCACCGACGTGCCGACCTATGTCGAGCATGGCGCGGCCGACCTGGGTGTCGCCGGCAAGGATGTGCTGATGGAATACGGCGGCCAGGGCATCTACGAGCCGCTGGACCTGCAGATCGCCAAGTGCAAGCTGATGACGGCCGGCAAGGTCGGCGCGCCGGAGCCGAAAGGGCGCCTGCGCGTGGCCACCAAGTTCGTCAACGTCGCCAAGCGCTACTACGCCGAGCAGGGCCGTCAGGTCGACATCATCAAGCTGTACGGCTCGATGGAACTGGCGCCGCTGGTGGGCCTGGCTGACAAGATCATCGATGTGGTCGACACCGGCAACACCCTGCGTGCCAACGGCCTGGAACCGCAGGAGCTGATCGCCACCATCAGCTCGCGCCTGATCGTCAACAAGGCCTCGATGAAGATGCAGCATGCGCGCATCCAGTCCTTGATCGATACCCTGCGCGGCGCCATCGAGGCGCGACACCAAGGCTGA